From a single Limibacillus halophilus genomic region:
- a CDS encoding class I SAM-dependent methyltransferase: protein MPESSSSDVAAHYSHGDLEEGFRRALAELGFDGQSPSPVDLAPVDEFHIGGLDATLKLADRLNILAGQRWLDVGAGVGGPARAIAQQKSCHITGIDLVGDFVKVAETLNRVTKLTDAVEMHCGSALDMPFQADSFDGGYMLHVGMNIADKAALFREVARVLKPGAAFGVYDVMRVGTADISYPVPWASHARISFLAKPEEYRLALEAAGLNVVAEHERTAEALAFFQRMAEESKGKLPRSLGAHVVMGKTAPEKIGNLRAGLSGGAIAPVEIITRKAA from the coding sequence ATGCCAGAATCAAGCAGTAGCGACGTCGCCGCACATTACAGCCATGGAGACCTTGAAGAGGGCTTTCGACGGGCCCTTGCTGAGTTGGGATTCGACGGGCAAAGCCCGTCTCCCGTTGATTTGGCGCCCGTCGATGAGTTTCATATCGGCGGCCTCGATGCGACGTTGAAGCTTGCAGATCGCCTGAACATTCTTGCGGGTCAGCGGTGGCTCGACGTGGGCGCGGGCGTCGGCGGGCCTGCAAGGGCGATTGCGCAGCAAAAGAGCTGCCACATTACCGGGATCGATCTCGTTGGTGATTTCGTCAAGGTGGCCGAGACGTTAAACCGGGTTACGAAACTGACGGATGCGGTGGAAATGCACTGTGGTAGTGCGCTGGACATGCCCTTTCAGGCGGACAGCTTCGACGGTGGTTACATGCTCCACGTGGGGATGAATATTGCCGACAAGGCGGCCTTGTTTCGTGAGGTCGCGCGCGTACTCAAGCCCGGGGCGGCTTTCGGGGTTTACGATGTCATGCGGGTTGGCACGGCGGATATCAGCTACCCGGTTCCCTGGGCCAGCCACGCACGGATCAGTTTTCTGGCAAAGCCGGAAGAGTATCGTTTGGCCCTGGAGGCCGCCGGTCTGAATGTGGTGGCAGAACACGAACGAACGGCCGAAGCGTTGGCGTTCTTCCAGAGGATGGCAGAGGAGTCCAAGGGAAAGCTACCGCGTAGTCTCGGTGCCCATGTTGTGATGGGTAAAACGGCGCCGGAAAAAATCGGGAACTTACGCGCCGGTCTTTCTGGCGGTGCCATAGCGCCGGTAGAGATCATCACGCGAAAAGCGGCGTGA
- a CDS encoding cold-shock protein, which produces MTKGTVKWFNATKGYGFITPEDDTKDAFVHISAVERAGLTGLKEGQVVSYDLEAGKNGKMSAQNLRVEE; this is translated from the coding sequence ATGACTAAAGGAACCGTAAAGTGGTTCAATGCGACCAAGGGATATGGCTTCATTACACCTGAGGACGACACCAAGGATGCATTCGTCCACATCTCCGCAGTTGAGCGCGCCGGACTTACCGGCCTCAAGGAAGGACAGGTCGTTAGCTACGATCTGGAAGCCGGCAAGAATGGTAAAATGTCGGCGCAGAACCTGCGGGTGGAGGAGTAA